CTGCGTGGGGCGGCCGTCGGCGCGGCGGCGGGTGCGGTGGGCGCGCAGGTCCGGGGTAATCAGCGAGACGAGGTGTACGACCGCGTCGATGACGACGTCAAACAGGAATACCGCCAGGATCGCGCCAAGCAGACCGCCGCTGCCGGTGCCGTGGTCGGCGGCTCGCGGCAACGCCAGGAGCGTCGGGCGGACGCCAAGGCCGGTAGTTCTGCCAGCTCCAGCGCCTACACCAGTTGCCTGCAGGGCAAGGGCTATCAGGTCACACCTTGAGTCGGGCGGGGCGCTTTAGCGGGCTGGCAAACCGCTCAATTCATGGTTCAAGGGAATAAGTAGCTGTTTTCAAAACAATTTGTTTGCTCGGGGGGTTCACAGACACAAGAAATGTTGGTAAATTGCCGCCCACTCGCACAGAGGCCAGCCAAAGGCCAATGATCGAAGTGCTACAGGGGCGTCGCCAAGCGGTAAGGC
This region of Pseudomonas fluorescens genomic DNA includes:
- a CDS encoding YMGG-like glycine zipper-containing protein, whose amino-acid sequence is MNRLSSISLCVALSVAATQGWAETVVPMKGQNSQQVQLDINECHSIAASQGTSTTGTSGGRLRGAAVGAAAGAVGAQVRGNQRDEVYDRVDDDVKQEYRQDRAKQTAAAGAVVGGSRQRQERRADAKAGSSASSSAYTSCLQGKGYQVTP